One stretch of Deinococcus metalli DNA includes these proteins:
- the pcaG gene encoding protocatechuate 3,4-dioxygenase subunit alpha, translating to MTTERPALTPETSNIPEGAFGPSPSQTVGPYFHQGLIHGFQGHHSAAGHVTVDPVSAEAGTVPGERIRVTGQVFDGDGVAIPDAMLEVWHADAAGRYVQQPGAAFTGFARTHTRTPDARYEVQTIKPGAAPGEAPRLWLWVGMRGLLTHLYTAVYFSDEDNSTDPLLATVPEARRSTLIARRQDRPGGATYVFDLRMQGEGETVFFTP from the coding sequence ATGACGACTGAGCGGCCAGCGCTGACGCCCGAGACCTCCAACATTCCCGAGGGCGCCTTCGGCCCGTCGCCCAGCCAGACCGTGGGGCCGTACTTCCACCAGGGCCTGATCCACGGCTTCCAGGGCCACCACAGTGCGGCGGGGCACGTCACCGTGGACCCTGTCAGCGCCGAGGCCGGCACTGTCCCGGGCGAGCGCATCCGCGTGACCGGCCAGGTGTTCGACGGTGACGGCGTGGCGATTCCCGACGCCATGCTCGAGGTGTGGCATGCCGACGCGGCCGGGCGCTACGTCCAGCAGCCAGGCGCGGCGTTCACGGGTTTCGCGCGCACGCACACCCGCACGCCGGACGCCCGGTACGAGGTGCAGACCATCAAGCCCGGCGCCGCGCCCGGCGAGGCTCCCAGACTGTGGCTGTGGGTGGGCATGCGCGGCCTCCTGACGCACCTGTATACCGCCGTGTATTTCAGCGACGAGGACAACAGCACCGACCCGCTGCTGGCCACGGTGCCCGAAGCGCGCCGCTCGACCCTGATTGCCCGGCGCCAGGACCGGCCCGGCGGCGCCACGTACGTCTTCGACCTCCGCATGCAGGGCGAGGGCGAGACGGTGTTCTTCACGCCATGA